One Leptodactylus fuscus isolate aLepFus1 chromosome 11, aLepFus1.hap2, whole genome shotgun sequence genomic window, CCacttctggcacccgtgccataggttcgccatcacagctcTATAGAATATTGGTGGTATTCCCCCTTTAATGATCCTTATACAATTGTTCTATAGAAGTAGTGATCTTTCCCGTGATTTCTACAACATTGtaaaaattagttaaaaaaaagccCAGAACACTTTATAGCCACATATGTTTACTGTAACTTTGTTCTGGTTCGTGCAAACATGAAGCTAATAAAGAAAGTGAAGTAAATGTCATATTCTCAGCGAAAGAGGAAGAAAAAACGTCTCGGTCAGGAAAGCAGAAATGACGTTGTTACAGAGGGGAATACAGGACAGAGCAAAAGCAGAAGACAGATGTGTAACGGGTATGATATGTCAGTACTTGCGTCTTTGTATTCCTTTCTGTTTATCGTGTATACGATACATTTGTCTAGCATGGGTACGATATAGTCTTCAAAATTTTCAAGGAGTGATGCTGGTCTGGTGTTATTCTAGATAATTTGTATCATAGTTCTTCTCAATGTAAAGCAGTTACGAGACAGAAGAAGAGAATTTCATGGAGAATGGACCATCGATGGATTTTATTGTTCAACCTGTGGTGTTTGTTCCTCAGTATAGACGCTTGCTGTATGGAGGTAGGtggttattttttttctctagcctctactattcccaagtaatcaatgctgttagttttggtgccttatatttaggttctgtactgtctatgattatgggggctgccatttTGCCAACAGCAATTTTATGATCATAGACAGCAACAGACTAGAGCTGACTCATTGAGATCTATGGTAtatgttttctagacatgctcagtgcagggagaGGAGGGTAAatacagtattggccaaaagtattggcacccctgcaattctgtcagataatactcagtttcttccagaaagtgattacaagcacaaactctttggtattaatatcttcatttattttgcttgcaattaaaaaacacaaaagagaatgaaaaaaaaagtcaaatcattgatcattttacacaaaactccaaaaatgggccggacaaaagtattggcgccctcagcctaatacttggtagcacaacctttagacacaataactgcgcacaaccgcttccgctaaccagcaatgagtttcttacaaggctctgctggaattttagacccttcttctttggcaaactgctccaggtcccccctgagatgtgaagggggccttctccaaactgccatcaagagatctctcccccacaggtgttctatgggattcaggtctggactcattgctgccactttacaagtctccagggctttctctcaaaccattttctagtgctgacctgaagtgtgttttgggtcattgtcctgctggaagacccatgacctctgagggagacccagctttctcacactgggccctacattatgctgcacaatgtgttggtagtcttcagacttcataatgccatgcacacggtcaagcagtccagtgccagaggaagcaaagcaaccccaaaacatcagggagcctccgccatgtctgactgtagggaccgtgttcttttctttgaaggcctctttttttcctataaactctatgttgaggtcttttcctacttttgtctcatctgaccagagaacattcttccaaaacgtttttgggtttctcaggtaagttttggcaaactccagcctggcttttttctgtctctgggtaagaagtggggtcttcctgggtctcctaccatacagtcccttctcattcagacgctgacactggatagtacggggtgacactgttgtaccctcggactgcagggcagcttggacattcaggtctttggagatggacttgtagccttgagattgctcatgcttcctcacaattttgcttctcaagtcctcagacagttctttggtgctgttaattatacaaattagagaagcatcacatgattttttaaacagtgccaatacttttgtccacccccttttttatgtttggtgttgaattatatccaatttggctttttgacaattctttttgtggttttccattgaagacaaattaaatgaagataataataccaaagaatttgtgattgcaatcattttctggaagaacataagtactatctgacagaattgcaggggtgccaatacttatggccaacactgtacataagcTATGACATCtaatgtcagtagtggatgcagtgATGGGCCAGTGGTGTTATCTGTAGAGATATTATCTTCTATTTTAAAACagcctgtgatgtaaatgaggtgactgctgcaaataaaTCTCTTATAGAATTGGCAAGTAACTATATTATCCTGCAATGAAAAttgcagtatttatttatttttttaaatatagattgagTGATATGTTATGTTAAAAAAGAAACATGTTTTAAATATGCTTAACAgaaaaactagggttgagcgatcgggatcggaaaagatcggattccgatcagtgatcgagaaaATATCACGATCGGatttccgattccgatcttttcgggcaggatcgagatcggggcttatttcccacaatgattggctactggccaatcattgtgggaaaagcttcgcacccataggaatgaatggaagcagccggccgcttaaccccctgcgtgctggctgcgtccattcattcctatggagttaccgcagcctgccactcttttgcttcgtccctgttttacagtatactcagctgaatatacggtaaaacagggacgaagcagaagtgtggcaggctgcggtaaatcactgtgtgctgcgctgctgtgaggatgacgaggtaagttcacgagtagatagatactactgtacattgacttgtctatctactagaaaAGTCAAtgcacagtaatatctatctactcgtgaacttcgctcaacttacctgctcagaaatgctgctgctgccctctgctggtctggtcctctctccttcatgtggcttcagagcactCCGCCCCCGTCttcacctccctagactagtattatagagaaagcagggtttaggagagtgtgggcgggtactaggaggggggagacgtgagtgatgcactcatgtctccccgcccacactctccagccgcactaggccccgcctactccctgcatctctacaatactagtttagggaggcgggggggggggggcgcacgcAGGGCGTTCTGATgatatgtgaaggacagaggaccggaccaagaagaactgggagctgcagctgtgcaagTGGGCGGACACCACCAGGGGgggtaatcactacacagcgtggggtccaaataTTGTTTACatatttggactacatgctgtgtagtgaataggttcgtttttaaaatccaatctccgattatttaaaaaatcccattgacttgcattgggatcggaattgggattggaattgagatcgggttcgaatggaaaatcggattttaaaaacaatcctgaaatttcaagatcggctcaacgccAATAAAAACTTTTGTTCTTTAATCATCTATGTCATTGGAACAGAATTAATCTAAAGCACCCATAGATATAAATTTATATGGGAAAGCacttggagatatatatatatatatatatatatatatatatatatatatatacacactgcccTTAGCAATCCAGATTTCTCTTTCACGGAAACACCGTATATGAAGGCGACAGTGACTGTCTGTCCATGGCGGAACTTATAATAGGTGCCCCTTATATCTGGGTGGGGAAGAAGAAGACTGTGGGAGCTGCTTGTACTTGGTGGATCAAACAATCCTCCCTACTGGTGGTGTATCTGGGCTGTGCGGAGCCTGTTTACCATATTAGCGTGCCCTCATTTAACCCTTGCTCCAATACCTTCTAACAGTTCAAAACTGCCTAGACAATGGGCAATTCATTGACCATCCTGATTCTCTCAGTTCAATGATACAACGCATCTCCATTATTTAAGGTTTCTGAGAATCAAGATTAAGATTTTGacgtcctatacactatataaggtgctgtaagcTTTAACATGAGGTAGTAATAGTGTATTATTAATTAATGTATTATATAGAACACAGTTCTGAAAACcataaaaccattgcattttgcaATAAAACTGCCGTGTGCATCTAAAAACTGAACAAGCACCTTTCCCCTAAAAAATGTTAATTTACATATCTTGTTTAAATTTTCACCATTCATCTGATTTATTTTTAGGTAATTAACCACATATGTGACGTTTTATTTGCAAGCTCATTACACCTCTCAGAAGCAAACAAAATGTGACCTCTTTGCCCCTTGAAGCCACTTATGGCTCAAGATTTTATTGCCTGGACAGATATGGGTGTTAGTGGAGTACCTGGGAGCTGGTTGAGGTTGCTGGAGTAGACCTTGGGTGCGCCCCTGAATAGGGTGAAATAGGGTGTCTTTGTTATGAGGCACACTCTGCTGAAACTATTAATTTGAGTGAAGAAAGACAATAGAAATGAATCAACATTAAATTTAACCTATAAGGGTATACATAAAGTAAAAAAGGCAATTATGTCCGTACATGTCCTAAAGGCAATggacaactttgtactgaacttTGTACTAATTGTTATGATTAACAAATACTAGtaaggcagatgtcaggaaggggttaagtaagtaattattattagagatgagcgagtagtactcgattgagtaggtattcgatcgaatactacggtatttgaaatactcgtactcgatcgagtaccactcgctattcgaatgtaaaagttcgatgcagaaccagcattgattggacgaatgctatacagtcggccaatcaacactggttcttctcctacctttagaagtcttctccgtgcagcttccccgcggcgtcttccggttcttcattcactctgccaggcatcgggcctgggcagagacgactgttaatgtccgtttgtagtgcgggtatgcgcagtcggctctgcccaggcccgatgcctggcagagtgaatgaagagacggaagacgccgcggggaagctgcatggagaagacttctcggaggatccagcccgaccctcactcgtggacttggtaagtataatttgatcaaatgttgcctacccctgaaacgagcattttccccccatagactataatagggttcgatattcgattcgagtagtcgaatattgaggggctactcgaaacgcatatcgaacctcgaacattttactgttcgctcatctctaattattatgttaTCAACTGTTAACCGAGTATTGTTTTTCCATTTAGGAACATCCTCCAGTATCATTGAATTGCTGTGAATGCAATTTCTCTGCAGTTCCTCTGGATTTGCCTACAAATACTACAAGATTAGACCTTAGTTTTAACCCACTTAAGAGACTGTATAAAAATGACTTCTTGCAAATACCAAAACTTCAGCTCTTAGACCTCACCAGGTGAGTGATCCATAAAATCCTCCAAAATGTAAGGTAAAGGTATCTGTTCCCCAACAACTCTGTGTAATACCTTTATAATTTCTGTATCCATTCAGGTGCAGTATTACATCAATAGAAGATCATGCTTTCTATggacttgagaatttgcatactCTAATCCTAACTGGAAACCCAATAGAGCGCTGGTCTCCATTGACTTTTTCAGGTCTTACTTCCTTACATCGACTTATTGTAGTGGAAACATCTCTTACTTCACTGTCAACGCTCCCTGTGGCGCAACTTACCACGCTAAAGGAACTGAATGCCGGCACGAATTTGCTGAAGAGTTTGTATCTACCCACCTATGTGTCTTCTCTACACATTTTGGACCTTCACGCCAACCAGATTGTTGATATCAAAGAAAATGACCTGGAAAACCTGCGGAATAAAAACCTTTCCAATTTTTCACTCCTACTATATAAGAATTCTATAGACCACATTGCTCCCGGTGCTTTCAGATTCATTTCCTTCCATATGTTACATTTAAAGGGCTGTTTCTCCAATGCGGATATTATGAGAAGTCACTTAATGGCCATGTCTGGACTTCTCATTGAGAAGCTGGTGATTGGCCATTATAGAAACTCTTTCACGAAAATTAAGTCAAAACCTGAAGACTTTGAAGGACTCTATGGATTAAGTATCAAGGAGCTGACAATTAATGGTTTGTACTTTTCCCAAAATACCTTTCACGAAAGTATTAAAAATTTCACATCGCTTCGTGTGATAAATACTGATTTAAGGTATCTGCGTTTTGCAACCTCCGTAGCTTCCTGCATTGAAAAGCTTGAAATCAAGAATAGTCTCCTCACTCATTTACCTTCTGCAGTCATCTCAGGGCTCAAACATCTTAAAGAGCTTCGGCTAACAGAAAACCAAATACTGACTTACTATGAAGACCCTATAGAAATCCCCAACCTTGAATTGCTGGATCTGAGCAGGAATATTTTAAACATGGATCAATGTTGCTCTCAGATTTCTGATGGGATATCCAACCTCCGACATCTAAACCTTAGTTATAATTCTTACATAAGCTTAAAGAGTGTATTCTTAAATCTGTCCCGTCTTCGTTCACTAGATTTCAGCCACACAGAATTGAACACTATGGGCTTATACCCAATTTTTTTGCTAATGGAGAACCTTATCTATCTGGATCTATCATACACCAAAAGTACCTTTTCGATTCAGTGTTCCTTTTGTGGTCTGTACAGTTTACAAGTACTTAAAGTATCCAGCACGAAGTTTAATGCTAATATACTGGGTACTGTGTTTAAGAACTTGACCGAGCTCCGTATACTGGACATGTCGTTTTGTTCGCTGAATTTTATTCCCGTCGAGACCTTCGAGAGTTTGACATCATTGCAAACGTTAGACCTCAGTAACAACAACCTGCTGGAACTACAGGCTCCATTACTCAGTCCGTTAATAGCTCTTACAACGTTGAATGTGAGTTCTAACTCCTTTCAGAGTTTCTCGGAGGAAACCGCTCGATTTATGTACCAAAAATTGGTAAAAGTGGACTTGTCTCATAATCCGTATGACTGTTCTTGTGTCCAGAAAACATTTCTGCTGTGGGTCTACGAGCAGGACACCAGAGGTCTAAATCTTGGTGAAAGCCTGA contains:
- the TLR4 gene encoding toll-like receptor 4, with protein sequence MDHRWILLFNLWCLFLSIDACCMEEHPPVSLNCCECNFSAVPLDLPTNTTRLDLSFNPLKRLYKNDFLQIPKLQLLDLTRCSITSIEDHAFYGLENLHTLILTGNPIERWSPLTFSGLTSLHRLIVVETSLTSLSTLPVAQLTTLKELNAGTNLLKSLYLPTYVSSLHILDLHANQIVDIKENDLENLRNKNLSNFSLLLYKNSIDHIAPGAFRFISFHMLHLKGCFSNADIMRSHLMAMSGLLIEKLVIGHYRNSFTKIKSKPEDFEGLYGLSIKELTINGLYFSQNTFHESIKNFTSLRVINTDLRYLRFATSVASCIEKLEIKNSLLTHLPSAVISGLKHLKELRLTENQILTYYEDPIEIPNLELLDLSRNILNMDQCCSQISDGISNLRHLNLSYNSYISLKSVFLNLSRLRSLDFSHTELNTMGLYPIFLLMENLIYLDLSYTKSTFSIQCSFCGLYSLQVLKVSSTKFNANILGTVFKNLTELRILDMSFCSLNFIPVETFESLTSLQTLDLSNNNLLELQAPLLSPLIALTTLNVSSNSFQSFSEETARFMYQKLVKVDLSHNPYDCSCVQKTFLLWVYEQDTRGLNLGESLTCKTPEYLQGRPLSKVNLVCNLALYICFGVFLFLSLIAGGMFHCYRRKYFHLCYLLQKDPNYNLEKEYDAFVIHSSLDEEWVKQYLVPKLENRNPHFQLCLHYRDFIPGVPITTNIVNEGIRRSRKALIILSQNFIESKWCSFEFEMAMSWQFLESQCGIIVILLEAVNMAHLKHMLGLNKYLRQNTYLKWVDGYVERKVFWKRLREALQQGDDSKKCTFQLEDAGEDMCEEQNEHNRMNL